The Gaiella occulta genome has a window encoding:
- a CDS encoding helix-turn-helix domain-containing protein, which produces MHPTPAETARSIGSRVRVARARAGLRQDELALAAGVSTRLVHTIEAGKATTRLDGLLRVLGALGLALDVVDRTPSGRG; this is translated from the coding sequence ATGCATCCCACTCCCGCGGAGACCGCTCGATCGATCGGCTCGCGCGTCCGTGTGGCGCGAGCGCGGGCGGGCCTGCGCCAGGACGAGCTGGCGCTCGCGGCCGGCGTCAGCACGAGGCTCGTGCACACGATCGAAGCGGGCAAGGCGACGACGCGCCTGGACGGTCTGCTGCGCGTTCTCGGCGCACTCGGCCTCGCACTCGACGTCGTCGACCGGACGCCGAGCGGAAGGGGCTAG
- a CDS encoding type II toxin-antitoxin system HipA family toxin, translating to MPAAPASRLDVWLRGELVGRLDRIGPERYRFSYTPETVERHGEGALLLSASLPVRAERYPSAATKPFFEGLLPEGSARGTIARGFGLSEANGFGLLERLGADCAGAVAVVPEGEVPAGGDQGVEWLDEDALARRIRELPRSPLGVDAAEGRVRLSLAGVQEKLVVVRGADGRIGEPTGGAPSTHILKPGDERYAGLVENEAFCLRVVAEAGLRAASAEVIRVEALPRLLVERFDRAVVDDRVERIHQEDVCQALGVLPAAKYEQEGGPSLAAVVDLLRRLGAAGLARDLNDLVLLTVANVLLGNADAHGKNVALLLEPGHAARLAPAYDIVATNVYPGLSRKLAMAIGGARDPDAVDAGAWRRLAREAGLGGGIVGIVREHAQRVVDAARTARGVARDEGWHHAVIDDIVRVAEQRALRLGHGQAFPIPRFRKSRNGTR from the coding sequence ATGCCTGCCGCTCCGGCGAGCCGTCTCGATGTGTGGCTGCGCGGCGAGCTCGTCGGCCGGCTCGATCGGATCGGGCCCGAGCGCTACCGCTTCTCGTACACGCCGGAGACCGTCGAACGCCACGGCGAGGGGGCGCTCCTCCTCTCGGCGTCCCTGCCCGTGAGGGCCGAGCGCTACCCGAGCGCCGCGACGAAGCCGTTCTTCGAGGGATTGCTGCCGGAGGGGTCGGCGCGCGGGACGATCGCACGCGGCTTCGGGCTCAGCGAGGCGAACGGCTTCGGTCTGCTGGAGCGGCTCGGCGCCGATTGCGCGGGCGCGGTCGCGGTCGTCCCGGAGGGTGAGGTGCCGGCGGGCGGCGACCAGGGTGTCGAGTGGCTCGACGAGGACGCGCTGGCGCGCCGGATCCGGGAGCTGCCGCGGAGCCCGCTCGGCGTCGACGCCGCCGAGGGGCGGGTGCGGTTGAGCCTGGCGGGCGTGCAGGAGAAGCTCGTCGTCGTGCGGGGCGCCGATGGTCGCATCGGCGAGCCGACCGGCGGCGCCCCGTCGACGCACATCCTCAAGCCGGGCGACGAGCGCTACGCGGGGCTGGTCGAGAACGAGGCCTTCTGCCTGAGAGTCGTCGCCGAGGCGGGCCTGCGCGCAGCCTCCGCCGAGGTGATCCGTGTCGAGGCGCTGCCGCGCCTGCTCGTGGAGCGCTTCGACCGGGCGGTCGTTGACGATCGTGTCGAGCGGATACATCAGGAGGACGTCTGCCAGGCGCTCGGGGTGCTTCCGGCGGCGAAGTACGAACAGGAGGGCGGCCCGTCGCTCGCCGCCGTCGTCGACCTGTTGCGCCGCCTCGGCGCTGCCGGCCTGGCCCGCGATCTCAACGACCTGGTGCTGCTGACGGTCGCGAACGTGCTACTCGGGAACGCGGACGCGCACGGCAAGAACGTCGCCCTCTTGCTCGAGCCGGGGCATGCGGCGCGGCTGGCGCCGGCGTACGACATCGTCGCGACGAACGTCTATCCGGGCCTGAGCCGCAAGCTCGCGATGGCGATCGGGGGCGCCCGCGACCCCGACGCCGTCGACGCCGGCGCCTGGCGGCGCCTGGCGCGCGAGGCGGGCCTCGGAGGCGGCATCGTGGGGATCGTGCGCGAGCACGCGCAGCGGGTGGTGGACGCCGCGCGCACGGCCCGCGGGGTCGCGCGGGACGAAGGCTGGCATCACGCGGTGATCGACGACATCGTCCGGGTTGCCGAGCAGCGCGCGCTGCGCCTCGGCCACGGTCAGGCCTTCCCCATCCCGCGCTTCCGCAAGAGCCGGAATGGGACGCGATGA
- a CDS encoding substrate-binding periplasmic protein translates to MTAQASLPSLVDPGRLTLGCVDLDAPPLFSRADARGRRDGYEPAAAAAVAARLGLEVAWSFLAWSDFYPALENGRVDAIWCGQGMSDERRARADFTRPYAVFDESVVVRADDPASTPADLRGRRIGAIAGSTNMRLAETFPDVELVSFAGTADVFADMIRALRAGEVDGFVDDDVVMVPLDAEPDMRLAFTLPTRNRWGVAVRKGDDPLREALDEALAGAIDDGALEAAWSRWMPWLAFPLPAA, encoded by the coding sequence ATGACGGCCCAGGCGTCGCTCCCGTCGCTCGTCGACCCGGGTCGGCTCACGCTCGGCTGCGTCGATCTCGACGCCCCGCCGCTGTTCTCCCGCGCGGATGCCCGTGGACGCAGGGACGGCTACGAGCCGGCCGCGGCCGCCGCCGTCGCCGCGCGGCTGGGCCTCGAGGTCGCGTGGAGCTTCCTCGCGTGGAGCGACTTCTACCCGGCGCTCGAGAACGGCCGCGTCGACGCGATCTGGTGCGGCCAGGGGATGAGCGACGAGCGCCGCGCCCGCGCCGACTTCACACGGCCCTACGCGGTCTTCGACGAGTCGGTCGTCGTCCGGGCGGACGACCCGGCCTCGACGCCGGCTGACCTCCGCGGCAGGCGCATCGGCGCCATCGCCGGCAGCACCAACATGCGCCTCGCGGAGACGTTCCCCGACGTCGAGCTCGTCTCGTTCGCCGGCACGGCCGACGTCTTCGCAGACATGATCCGCGCGCTGCGCGCCGGCGAGGTCGACGGCTTCGTCGACGACGACGTCGTGATGGTGCCGCTCGACGCCGAGCCGGACATGCGCCTCGCCTTCACGCTGCCGACACGGAACCGCTGGGGCGTGGCGGTGAGGAAGGGCGACGATCCGCTGCGAGAGGCACTCGACGAGGCGCTCGCCGGGGCGATCGACGACGGCGCGCTCGAGGCGGCCTGGTCGCGCTGGATGCCGTGGCTCGCGTTTCCGCTGCCGGCGGCCTGA
- a CDS encoding IS1096 element passenger TnpR family protein has protein sequence MRVLAVEAVIVPYSSLTPAPTTRVSRTIAIRDDQTLEQLHEALRLAFGWFDPHLYSFWVGGNFWDRNVPHYTAPFEIEEMGKDALSARTPIREVGLKKGSTLAYVFDFGDEWRLALKVVDTWPATAAAYPMLVDAEGIPPPQYPDLDEDD, from the coding sequence GTGCGCGTGCTCGCGGTCGAAGCAGTCATCGTCCCCTACTCGTCTTTGACGCCTGCGCCCACGACCAGGGTGAGCAGGACGATCGCGATCCGCGACGACCAGACGCTCGAGCAGTTGCACGAGGCGTTGCGGCTCGCCTTCGGCTGGTTCGACCCGCACCTCTACTCGTTCTGGGTCGGCGGCAACTTCTGGGACCGGAACGTCCCCCACTACACGGCGCCGTTCGAGATCGAGGAGATGGGCAAGGACGCGCTCAGCGCACGCACACCGATCCGCGAGGTCGGCCTGAAGAAGGGGTCGACGTTGGCGTACGTGTTCGACTTCGGCGACGAGTGGCGGCTCGCGCTGAAGGTAGTCGACACCTGGCCGGCGACAGCCGCGGCGTACCCGATGCTCGTCGACGCGGAGGGGATCCCACCGCCGCAGTACCCCGACCTCGACGAGGACGACTGA
- a CDS encoding transposase — protein sequence MVVRPPRIELAGGVFHVVVRGNERALVFRDDRDRERFLEILGEVAVRYRWRVLAYCLMGNHFHLLVMTLEPTLARGMRQLNGVYAQWFNRRHRRVGHLFQGRYKAVSVQTDAHLRRTVRYVVRNPIRARLSSRPQQWRWTSHHATVGSAAAGIVAVDELLACFADDRAEALRCYRVMVETLEEPPPSRHPLVVGDDVFVAGRLACVPRDPEFTRAMLRPPRPTLDDLVGAADDSEGIVIAHIEHGYSLREIATHIGCSVTTVHRRVHAGGDGGRSSAAPAAGGTKKT from the coding sequence GTGGTGGTGCGTCCTCCGAGGATCGAACTGGCTGGTGGTGTCTTCCATGTCGTTGTGCGCGGGAACGAGCGCGCGCTGGTGTTTCGGGATGATCGCGATCGGGAGCGGTTCCTCGAGATCCTGGGGGAGGTGGCTGTCCGGTATCGCTGGCGGGTGCTTGCGTACTGCCTGATGGGGAATCACTTCCATCTGCTCGTGATGACGTTGGAGCCGACGCTGGCGCGGGGGATGCGGCAGCTGAACGGGGTGTATGCGCAGTGGTTCAACCGTCGTCATCGGCGGGTGGGGCATCTGTTCCAGGGTCGCTACAAGGCGGTGTCGGTACAGACGGACGCGCATTTGCGGCGCACGGTGCGGTACGTGGTCAGGAATCCGATCCGCGCTCGGCTCAGTAGCCGGCCGCAGCAGTGGCGTTGGACGAGCCACCACGCCACGGTTGGCAGCGCGGCGGCGGGGATCGTTGCCGTCGACGAACTGCTTGCCTGCTTCGCCGACGATCGAGCGGAGGCGTTGCGCTGCTACCGGGTGATGGTCGAGACGCTCGAGGAGCCTCCGCCTTCGCGCCATCCGCTCGTTGTCGGCGACGATGTCTTCGTCGCCGGGCGTCTCGCGTGCGTGCCGCGGGATCCCGAGTTCACCCGGGCGATGCTGCGACCGCCGCGACCGACACTCGACGATCTTGTGGGCGCGGCGGACGACAGCGAGGGGATCGTGATCGCGCACATCGAGCACGGCTACAGCTTGCGCGAGATTGCGACCCACATCGGCTGCTCGGTCACGACCGTCCACCGGCGTGTCCACGCCGGCGGCGACGGGGGGCGGAGCTCGGCGGCGCCGGCCGCGGGTGGAACGAAGAAGACCTGA
- a CDS encoding response regulator: protein MSETREITVLLADDHEVVREGLRLALLRSPHIRVVGEAPDGETAVTLAERRRPDVVIMDLRMPEMDGIEATEEIVRRVPDAKVLIFTAYSERALLQRGLESGARGYILKEASHETLLRAIEKVAAGETFVDPALMSSLTVGKDGSDVLTHREREILQLLAEGMSNADVATQLFISPETVKSHVRHILTKLEAETRTQAVAIALREAMID from the coding sequence GTGAGCGAGACGCGCGAGATCACCGTCCTCCTTGCGGACGACCACGAGGTCGTGCGCGAGGGGCTGCGGCTCGCGCTGCTGCGCTCGCCGCACATCCGCGTCGTCGGCGAGGCCCCCGACGGGGAGACGGCGGTCACGCTCGCGGAGCGGCGGCGGCCCGACGTCGTGATCATGGATCTGCGCATGCCCGAGATGGACGGCATCGAGGCGACGGAGGAGATCGTGCGCCGCGTCCCCGACGCGAAGGTGCTGATCTTCACCGCCTACTCGGAACGGGCGCTCTTGCAGCGCGGCCTCGAATCCGGGGCGCGCGGGTACATCCTCAAGGAGGCCTCGCACGAGACGCTGCTGCGCGCGATCGAGAAGGTGGCGGCGGGCGAGACGTTTGTCGACCCGGCGCTGATGTCGTCGCTCACCGTGGGCAAGGACGGCAGCGATGTGCTCACGCATCGGGAGCGCGAGATCCTGCAGCTCCTCGCCGAGGGCATGTCGAACGCCGACGTCGCCACGCAGCTGTTCATCTCCCCGGAGACGGTGAAGAGCCACGTCCGCCACATCCTCACGAAGCTCGAAGCCGAAACCCGCACGCAGGCGGTGGCGATCGCGCTCCGTGAGGCGATGATCGATTGA
- a CDS encoding sensor histidine kinase — protein MSDDGAAERLRAERDERRRLGELIHDGPVQQLAALAQMLDAARQALAAGDGEAADRIAARALEVSREASVDLREIVSSIEPEALRREGFAAAVGELTARLAARRGIAIELDVQAGDRLGEGARSALYQIVREALDQALRRGPPTRVSVSVTETPAGVELRVGDDGAQERRQAVLDGLAARAAELNGAFSSSTTETGTWIAVRLPPTAARR, from the coding sequence TTGAGCGACGACGGCGCGGCGGAGCGGCTGCGGGCCGAGCGCGACGAGCGCAGGCGGCTCGGCGAGCTGATCCACGACGGGCCCGTGCAGCAGCTCGCCGCGCTCGCGCAGATGCTCGACGCCGCCCGGCAGGCGCTCGCCGCCGGAGACGGCGAGGCGGCCGACCGCATCGCCGCGCGCGCGCTCGAGGTGTCGCGCGAGGCGAGCGTCGACCTGCGGGAGATCGTCTCGAGCATCGAGCCGGAGGCGCTGCGGCGCGAAGGGTTCGCCGCCGCCGTCGGCGAGCTGACGGCGCGGCTGGCGGCGCGGCGCGGCATCGCGATCGAGCTCGACGTGCAGGCCGGCGACCGGCTCGGCGAAGGAGCGCGGTCGGCGCTCTACCAGATCGTCCGCGAGGCGCTCGACCAGGCGCTGCGGCGCGGGCCGCCGACGCGGGTGTCGGTGTCGGTGACGGAGACGCCCGCCGGGGTCGAGCTGCGCGTCGGCGACGACGGCGCCCAGGAGCGCCGGCAGGCGGTGCTCGACGGCCTCGCAGCCCGCGCCGCCGAGCTCAACGGCGCGTTCTCTTCGTCGACGACCGAGACGGGCACGTGGATCGCCGTGCGGCTACCGCCCACGGCGGCCCGGCGCTGA
- a CDS encoding 4Fe-4S dicluster domain-containing protein, with protein MTYIISEPCIDIKDKSCIDVCPVDCIHEFDRMLVIDPEECIDCGACEPECPVEAIFPEDALPDKWQPFVKINYAFPEGAAVINALVEQYATEHDVHNEPPE; from the coding sequence ATGACCTACATCATTTCCGAGCCCTGCATCGACATCAAGGACAAGTCCTGCATCGACGTCTGCCCGGTCGACTGCATCCACGAGTTCGACCGGATGCTCGTGATCGACCCGGAGGAGTGCATCGACTGCGGGGCCTGCGAGCCCGAGTGCCCGGTCGAGGCGATCTTCCCGGAGGACGCGCTTCCGGACAAGTGGCAGCCCTTCGTGAAGATCAACTACGCGTTCCCCGAGGGCGCCGCGGTGATCAACGCGCTCGTCGAGCAGTACGCCACCGAGCACGACGTCCACAACGAGCCGCCCGAGTAG
- a CDS encoding cytochrome c biogenesis CcdA family protein has protein sequence MGLTELPVALLAGFVSFLAPCVLPLVPGYLSAVSAVEADRLGERGSARRVVLASIPFVLGFTAVFVALGVGAQLVGAGLFRDQFLLERVAGFVLVVFGLAFMGLLPWPERLVGAGLVQGARSRGSRLALGGAFAVCAAPCIGPVLAAILVLAGSSDTAAQGALLLAVYSLGVAIPFVLAGALFTRTMGAFRWIRSHYVAIQLVSGAIMVALGLLLFFGRFYVLRVYLNRFLERFGLEPVF, from the coding sequence GTGGGCCTGACGGAGCTCCCGGTCGCGCTGCTCGCCGGCTTCGTGTCGTTCCTCGCCCCGTGCGTGCTCCCGCTCGTGCCCGGCTACCTCTCCGCCGTCTCCGCGGTCGAGGCCGACCGGCTGGGCGAGCGCGGCTCGGCCAGGCGCGTCGTGCTGGCGAGCATTCCGTTCGTGCTCGGCTTCACCGCCGTCTTCGTCGCCCTCGGCGTCGGCGCCCAGCTCGTCGGTGCCGGCCTCTTCCGCGACCAGTTCCTGCTCGAGCGCGTCGCCGGGTTCGTGCTCGTCGTGTTCGGTCTCGCCTTCATGGGGCTGCTGCCGTGGCCCGAGCGGCTCGTCGGGGCGGGGCTCGTGCAGGGGGCGCGCAGCCGGGGCTCGCGGCTTGCCCTCGGCGGCGCCTTCGCCGTCTGCGCCGCGCCGTGCATCGGCCCGGTGCTCGCGGCGATCCTCGTCCTCGCAGGCTCGTCCGACACCGCGGCGCAGGGCGCCCTGCTGCTCGCCGTCTACTCGCTCGGGGTGGCGATCCCGTTCGTGCTCGCGGGCGCCCTGTTCACGCGGACGATGGGCGCCTTCCGCTGGATTCGCAGCCACTACGTCGCGATCCAGCTCGTGAGCGGCGCGATCATGGTCGCGCTCGGGCTGCTGCTGTTCTTCGGGCGCTTCTACGTCCTCCGTGTCTACCTCAACCGCTTCCTCGAGCGGTTCGGCCTCGAGCCGGTCTTCTGA
- a CDS encoding cytochrome c-type biogenesis protein: MIGRVALLLALAAVLAAPALAGGRPSQADLEGEIVCPTCRTTLDQSTAPIATRMKAFIRARIAAGDSAAEIKAQLVDQFGPGVLAEPPKRGFDLLAWLLPIGGVAVGAVTVGVLAWGWSRRREGDDDPGGGPPLDSELERRLDEELARFDG, encoded by the coding sequence ATGATCGGCCGCGTCGCACTCCTCCTCGCCCTGGCGGCCGTGCTCGCCGCGCCGGCGCTCGCAGGCGGGCGTCCGAGCCAGGCCGACCTCGAGGGCGAGATCGTGTGCCCGACGTGCAGGACGACCCTCGACCAGTCGACGGCGCCGATCGCCACCCGCATGAAGGCCTTCATCCGCGCGCGCATCGCCGCCGGCGACAGCGCCGCGGAGATCAAGGCGCAGCTCGTCGACCAGTTCGGTCCCGGCGTGCTCGCCGAGCCGCCGAAGCGGGGGTTCGACCTGCTCGCCTGGCTGCTCCCGATCGGCGGCGTCGCCGTCGGGGCGGTCACGGTCGGCGTGCTCGCCTGGGGCTGGAGCAGGCGGCGCGAAGGAGACGACGACCCGGGCGGCGGCCCGCCCCTCGACTCGGAGCTCGAGCGCCGCCTCGACGAAGAGCTCGCGCGCTTCGACGGGTGA
- a CDS encoding TlpA disulfide reductase family protein, with protein MSGRARMAGQAAALAAVVALLALLVWKVAFGSGDGAAGQLARGDNPVAPPFALPRIDAAGGTLSLPALRGKAVVVNFWASWCIPCKDEAPALQATYVRYRDQGLVIVGVDAQDFRQDARRFMKRYGVTYPVVYDGSGSTLGAWGVTGFPETFFVDRQGRLVGERIQGGIDTDRNKDAFAQGVALALGTAR; from the coding sequence ATGAGCGGCCGCGCCCGCATGGCCGGGCAGGCCGCGGCGCTCGCCGCCGTCGTTGCGCTGCTCGCGCTGCTCGTCTGGAAGGTGGCGTTCGGGAGCGGCGACGGTGCGGCCGGGCAGCTTGCCCGCGGGGACAACCCTGTCGCCCCGCCGTTCGCGCTGCCGCGGATCGACGCCGCCGGAGGCACGTTGTCGCTCCCGGCGCTGCGCGGCAAGGCGGTGGTCGTGAACTTCTGGGCCTCCTGGTGCATCCCGTGCAAGGACGAGGCGCCGGCGCTGCAGGCGACGTACGTGCGCTACCGCGACCAGGGTCTCGTCATCGTCGGCGTCGACGCGCAGGACTTCCGCCAGGACGCTCGCCGGTTCATGAAGCGCTACGGCGTCACCTATCCCGTCGTCTACGACGGCTCGGGTTCGACGCTCGGCGCGTGGGGGGTGACGGGGTTCCCGGAGACGTTCTTCGTCGACCGGCAGGGACGGCTCGTCGGCGAGCGCATCCAGGGCGGCATCGACACCGATCGCAACAAGGACGCCTTCGCGCAGGGCGTCGCGCTCGCCCTCGGCACGGCGAGATGA
- a CDS encoding L,D-transpeptidase family protein has protein sequence MTRGLKIAVFSTSGAAGFLCAALLALVPAAGADEGTTGGTTTDTVTTAPSTGATTTAPPPVAQPKTIAAGVTVGGALVGGLAPAQARAILRQRFARPLTLVAGPGARITIAPQRLGASARLDEALALAARVKRPGFVVPLQVDVDRARVERFVARLGARFRRDPVDAELKLRNLVPFATKDVPGRRLKELIAAREIVKALKTHARDPLTLPFEQIAPAVSSDDLGRAIVIRRGSNRLFFYEVARRSKLIRAFKVATGLAQYPTPLGRFEVIDKQRYPWWYPPVGSDWAKDAKPIPPGPGNPLGTRWMGLSAPYVGIHGTPDAASVGYSASHGCIRMLIPQAEWLFSRVSIGTPVIVVAA, from the coding sequence GTGACCCGCGGGCTGAAGATCGCCGTCTTCTCGACCAGTGGGGCGGCGGGGTTCCTGTGCGCAGCGCTGCTCGCGCTCGTGCCCGCCGCGGGGGCCGACGAGGGGACGACCGGCGGCACGACGACCGACACCGTCACGACGGCCCCGTCGACCGGCGCGACCACCACCGCGCCGCCGCCGGTCGCCCAGCCGAAGACGATCGCCGCCGGGGTCACCGTGGGCGGAGCGCTCGTCGGCGGCCTCGCGCCCGCGCAGGCACGCGCGATCCTGCGGCAGCGGTTCGCCCGCCCGCTCACGCTCGTCGCGGGCCCGGGGGCCCGCATCACGATCGCGCCGCAACGGCTCGGCGCCTCCGCGCGCCTGGACGAGGCCCTCGCGCTCGCCGCGCGCGTGAAGCGGCCCGGCTTCGTCGTGCCGCTTCAGGTCGACGTCGACCGCGCACGCGTGGAGCGGTTCGTCGCCCGGCTCGGCGCGCGGTTCCGCCGCGACCCCGTCGATGCGGAGCTGAAGCTGCGCAACCTCGTTCCGTTCGCGACGAAGGACGTTCCCGGCCGGCGCCTCAAGGAGCTGATCGCGGCGCGGGAGATCGTCAAGGCGCTGAAGACGCACGCGCGCGACCCGCTGACGCTGCCGTTCGAGCAGATCGCCCCCGCCGTCTCGAGCGACGACCTCGGCCGGGCGATCGTGATCCGGCGCGGCTCCAACCGGCTCTTCTTCTACGAGGTCGCGCGCCGCTCGAAGCTGATTCGCGCCTTCAAGGTCGCGACCGGGCTCGCGCAGTACCCGACGCCGCTCGGCCGCTTCGAGGTCATCGACAAGCAGCGTTACCCATGGTGGTATCCGCCGGTCGGATCGGACTGGGCGAAGGACGCGAAGCCGATCCCGCCCGGGCCCGGCAACCCGCTCGGCACACGCTGGATGGGCCTGTCTGCCCCGTACGTCGGCATCCACGGCACGCCCGACGCCGCCTCCGTCGGGTACTCGGCCTCGCACGGGTGCATCCGCATGCTGATCCCGCAGGCCGAGTGGCTCTTCTCCCGGGTGAGCATCGGCACGCCGGTGATCGTCGTCGCCGCATGA